A window from Fusobacterium sp. FSA-380-WT-3A encodes these proteins:
- a CDS encoding nitroreductase family protein — protein sequence MVNINIEKCIGCGKCIGVCFPRNIFLENKKAKIKRECMKCGHCLAICPVSAIRISDYPDDDIREYDEKTFKIIPENLLNFIKFRRSIRDYQQKEVEIEKLKNILEAIRFTETGENKQGTRCIVIKNKFREFKDITWEGFKNYLENMTLDDSSFRWRDKWFEKYQEYMEKRPETDMFFFNAPMIMLIVAQDELDGGLAASNVEKMAVAQGLGVLFSSFIKTSLKYSDRIDKFLDLNKKEKIVACMLLGYPNNKYLRTVPRKEKKLEIL from the coding sequence TTTTTAGAAAATAAAAAAGCTAAAATAAAAAGAGAATGCATGAAGTGTGGTCATTGCTTAGCCATATGTCCAGTATCAGCTATAAGAATATCAGATTATCCAGATGATGATATAAGAGAATATGATGAAAAAACTTTTAAAATAATTCCAGAAAATCTTTTAAATTTTATAAAATTTAGAAGAAGTATAAGAGATTATCAACAAAAAGAAGTAGAGATAGAAAAACTAAAAAATATATTAGAGGCCATTAGATTTACAGAAACAGGAGAAAATAAACAAGGAACTCGTTGTATAGTAATAAAAAATAAATTTAGAGAATTTAAAGATATTACTTGGGAAGGGTTTAAAAATTATTTAGAAAACATGACATTAGATGACTCTAGTTTTAGATGGAGAGACAAGTGGTTTGAAAAATATCAAGAATATATGGAAAAAAGACCAGAAACTGATATGTTTTTCTTTAATGCTCCTATGATTATGTTAATAGTAGCCCAAGATGAGTTAGATGGAGGATTAGCTGCTTCTAATGTAGAGAAAATGGCTGTTGCTCAAGGATTAGGGGTGTTATTCAGTAGTTTTATAAAAACTAGTTTAAAATATAGTGATAGAATAGATAAGTTTTTAGACCTGAATAAAAAAGAAAAAATAGTTGCTTGTATGCTATTAGGATATCCTAATAATAAATATTTAAGAACTGTACCAAGAAAAGAGAAAAAATTAGAAATTTTATAA